The following coding sequences lie in one Miscanthus floridulus cultivar M001 chromosome 9, ASM1932011v1, whole genome shotgun sequence genomic window:
- the LOC136481468 gene encoding uncharacterized protein isoform X1 translates to MSVKEVWIGTLMFTVTYSQSWFKPRNFSRNTWIGRKPLQGLQLEFEAKSAHDGAWYDVGAFLSHRWLKSCDLHGRKEVNVELKKEAEFFGDIVSVPYLDNYDLVVMKTLAICEYVDLAYDSLHCCLAVDIFSYLGSMIAFYGQSDQYSCCRVPHLTSQH, encoded by the exons ATGTCAGTAAAAGAAGTGTGGATAGGGACCTTGATGTTTACCGTAACATACTCTCAAAGTTGGTTCAAGCCAAGGAACTTCTCAAGGAATACGTGGATAG GGAGGAAGCCTCTGCAAGGTCTCCAGCTTGAGTTTGAGGCCAAGTCGGCTCATGATGGTGCATG GTATGATGTTGGTGCCTTTCTATCACATAGGTGGTTGAAATCATGCGACCTG CATGGCAGAAAGGAAGTGAATGTGGAGCTGAAGAAGGAAGCTGAATTTTTTGGGGACATTGTTTCTGTGCCCTACCTAGACAACTACGATCTTGTTGTTATGAAGACTCTTGCAATATGCGAGTATGTGGACTTGGCATATGATTCTTTGCATTGTTGTTTAGCTGTTGACATCTTTAGCTATCTAGGCAGCATGATAGCATTTTATGGTCAGTCGGACCAATACTCATGTTGTAGAGTTCCTCATCTAACAAGTCAGCACTAA
- the LOC136481468 gene encoding uncharacterized protein isoform X2, with product MSVKEVWIGTLMFTVTYSQSWFKPRNFSRNTWIGRKPLQGLQLEFEAKSAHDGAWYDVGAFLSHRWLKSCDLKGSECGAEEGS from the exons ATGTCAGTAAAAGAAGTGTGGATAGGGACCTTGATGTTTACCGTAACATACTCTCAAAGTTGGTTCAAGCCAAGGAACTTCTCAAGGAATACGTGGATAG GGAGGAAGCCTCTGCAAGGTCTCCAGCTTGAGTTTGAGGCCAAGTCGGCTCATGATGGTGCATG GTATGATGTTGGTGCCTTTCTATCACATAGGTGGTTGAAATCATGCGACCTG AAAGGAAGTGAATGTGGAGCTGAAGAAGGAAGCTGA
- the LOC136484363 gene encoding LOW QUALITY PROTEIN: uncharacterized protein (The sequence of the model RefSeq protein was modified relative to this genomic sequence to represent the inferred CDS: substituted 2 bases at 2 genomic stop codons), which produces MGKHLCKNGFTVDYTRWIYHGESDRVRDEVMRQRIEDYDADAGVGDMLNDYHEAHFDEGHREEEPEPTTKAYYDMLSAAQQSLHGHAKVSQLDVIARLMAVKSQFSLSREAFDVMLTVVGSLLPDGHILPKSMYEAQKLLRALKMPYEQIHACPKGYILFRKEHAEAKYCVKCKSSRFLEVDSSDGQKRLLTIPVKILRYLPFVPRIQQLYMTEESAKQMTWHKYECRYNPKKPVHPSDGEAWTRFDMIHHEKALEARNVRVALAIDGFNPYGMAAASYTCWPMFVIPLNLPPGVLFQXXNIFLSLIIPEHPGNNMSVYMEPLIDDLIRAWEEGVWTYDRATKTNLKMYVWYQYSLHDYPAYGIFCGWCVHGKFSCPVYKASLMFIWLTKGGKYSSFDKHRQFLPLDHPFRRDIKNFMKDIVVEGLAPQMMIGAVVHAQLDALEVNDQGDHFLGYGEEHAWTHKSCLWNLPYFDDLLLPHNIDVMHTEKNIAEAIFGTIMDIPDKTKDNVKARVDQARLCNRPKLDMVPPGDRKSWRKPKADFVPTRAQRREVLEWFQTLMFPDGYVVNLKRGVNLATMRINGLKSHDYHIWLERLLPVMVRGYVPEHVWIVLAELSNFFRQLCAKELSRTVVAVMEKMALVLLCKLEKIFPPGFFNLMQHLILHLPYEARMGGLCRAVGAIQLRDFKKVLRTKCKNKCKIEASIAEAYILEEVSNFTTKYYADNLPSVHNPLPR; this is translated from the coding sequence atgggtaaacatctttgtaagaatggatttacggtggactatacccggtggatctaccatggtgaatccgatCGTGTGAGAGATGAGGTCATGAGACAACGCattgaggattatgatgctgatgctggggtaggagacatgttaaatgattatcatgaagcacacttcgatgaaggacatagggaggaggagccagagccaaccacaAAGGCGTATTACGATATGTTGTCTGCGGCACAACAATCCCTTCACGGGCATGCCAaagtttctcaactggatgtcattgcacgcctaatggccgtaaagtcccaatttagcttgagtcgagaagccttcgatgttatgctgacagttgttggtagtctgctcccggatggtcacatcctaccaaagagcatgtatgaggcacagaaactccttcgtgcacttaagatgccatatgagcagatacatgcttgtccgaagggatacatcttatttaggaaagaacatgcggaagcaaagtactgtgtgaagtgtaaatcatctaggttcctggaggtagactctagtgatggtcagaagaggctgCTCACCATCCCCGTaaagatcctacggtaccttccattcgtaccgaggatccaacagctttatatgaccgaggaatccgcaaaacaaatgacatggcacaaatacgAATGTCGATACAACCCTAAGAAACCggtgcatccatccgatggtgaagcatggacaaggtttgatatgattcatcatgagaaagctctagaggctcgtaatgtacgtgttgcgctggcaatagatgggtttaatccttatggaatggcggctgcctcatacacttgttggcccatgttcgttatccctctcaatctcccccctggcgtcctctttcaatgatagaacatattcttgtcattgataattccggaacacccagggaataatatgagtgtgtacatggagcctctgattgatgatttgatccgtgcttgggaggaaggggtatggacatatgaccgagctacaaagacaaacttaaaaatgtatgtttggtaccagtactccctacatgactatccggcgtatgggatattctgtggctggtgtgttcacgggaagttctcaTGCCCAGTATACAAGGcgtctctgatgttcatttggttgacgaagggtggcaagtattcttcgtttgacaaacatcgacaattcctccctcttgaccatccattcagacgtgacatcaagaactttatgaaagataTAGTAGTTGAAGGTCTTGCACCCCAGATGATGATTGGTGCCGTGGTTCATGCCCAGTTagacgctctcgaggtcaatgaccaaggagatcattttctgggatatggtgaggaacatgcatggactcacaagtcatgcttgtggaatctcccctattttgatgaccttctacttccacataacattgatgtaatgcacactgaaaagaatatcgccgaggcaatttttggtacaatcatggacattcctgataagacaaaggataatgttaaggctagagtggatcaggcgaggttatgcaatagaccaaagctagacatgGTGCCTCCCGGAGACAggaagtcatggagaaagcctaaggccgatttcgttccaacgagggcccaaaggagggaagtactagaatggtttcaaacgttaatgttccctgatgggtatgtagtgaatctaaagaggggagtgaacttagctactatgcgaatcaacgggctcaagagtcatgactaccacatatggcttgagcggctactgccggtgatggttcgaggctatgtccctgagcatgtctggatagtgctggcggagttgagcaatttctttcgccagctttgtgctaaggagttatctcgtaccgtGGTTGCAGTCATGGAAAAAATGGCGcttgtgttgctctgcaagttggagaagatctttccacctggcttcttcaatctgatgcagcatttgattttgcacctcccgtatgaggcacgaatggggggcctgtgcagggccgttggtgctattcaattgagagatttcaaaaaggttcttcgaactaaatgtaaaaataaatgcaaaattgaagcatccatagcagaggcatacattctggaggaggtgtcaaacttcacaacaaaatactatgctgacaaccttcctagcgtgcataatccacttcctcgt